A single genomic interval of Ramlibacter pinisoli harbors:
- a CDS encoding carbonic anhydrase: MAALLEDIVPALDGLDASQPDEALLHQAVEANVRQTVRLLRETPEGQARLAQGTMKLVGAVYELESGRVRFLE; the protein is encoded by the coding sequence ATCGCTGCGCTGCTGGAAGACATCGTACCGGCCCTCGATGGCCTCGACGCGTCGCAGCCCGACGAGGCACTGCTGCACCAGGCCGTGGAAGCGAATGTCCGCCAGACCGTGCGATTGCTGCGCGAGACGCCGGAGGGTCAGGCGCGTCTCGCGCAAGGTACGATGAAACTCGTCGGCGCGGTGTACGAGCTTGAGTCAGGGCGGGTGCGCTTCCTTGAATAG
- a CDS encoding chorismate mutase produces the protein MQDAHQSLTTLRAQIDETDDRIVALLAQRFMLTRQVGECKVAIGEPPISPARQTERQHLLSQLASKHRVDELLVRHLFDVVRQHTLADHQRIAAESFVDFQDVASGNERTQNYG, from the coding sequence ATGCAGGACGCGCACCAGTCTCTGACCACCTTGCGGGCGCAGATCGACGAGACCGATGACCGCATCGTCGCGCTGCTGGCCCAGCGCTTCATGCTGACCCGGCAGGTCGGAGAGTGCAAGGTGGCCATCGGCGAACCTCCCATCAGCCCAGCGCGGCAGACGGAGCGGCAGCACCTGTTGTCTCAGCTTGCCTCGAAGCACCGCGTGGACGAACTGCTCGTGCGGCATCTGTTTGACGTCGTCCGTCAGCACACCCTCGCGGATCACCAACGAATTGCGGCGGAGAGTTTCGTTGATTTCCAAGATGTTGCTTCCGGCAACGAGCGCACGCAAAACTACGGCTGA
- a CDS encoding Bug family tripartite tricarboxylate transporter substrate binding protein, with translation MTASLLHRLAKAAAAIAVASFASVAWAQQTVRVVVPFAAGSSTDLLARQLTDALRKVNGNTYVIDNKPGASGIIGSSEVNKAKPDGATLLLTTGGHITNAVLYEKLPYEPIGGFTPISQLTSTAGFLLMVPANSPYKTLEQLIAAAKAKPDTVSYGSAGNGNTTHLAGALFEKSAGLKLIHAPYKGSPMNDLVAGHIQMLFWGSSFATPIVKDGKAHALAIAGEKRIAELPNVPTLNEKGIQGVDVPAWAGLFGPPGMAPDLAGKIQREVATAMKSPAFIQQFAATPGSSRLASTPAQFSEAIDKEVARLKRDVTPLGIRMD, from the coding sequence ATGACAGCATCTCTCCTACATCGCCTGGCCAAGGCTGCTGCAGCTATCGCCGTGGCTAGCTTCGCCAGCGTAGCGTGGGCCCAGCAAACCGTCCGCGTGGTCGTGCCCTTCGCGGCCGGCAGCTCCACCGACCTGCTGGCCCGGCAGCTCACCGATGCACTGCGCAAGGTCAACGGCAACACCTACGTGATCGACAACAAACCCGGCGCCAGCGGGATCATCGGCTCGTCCGAGGTGAACAAAGCGAAGCCAGACGGCGCTACGCTGCTACTCACGACTGGCGGTCACATCACCAATGCGGTGCTGTACGAGAAGCTGCCTTACGAGCCGATTGGAGGATTCACCCCCATCTCGCAGCTCACGTCGACGGCGGGCTTCCTGCTTATGGTGCCAGCCAACTCGCCTTACAAGACGCTCGAACAGCTGATTGCCGCCGCCAAGGCGAAGCCAGACACCGTCAGCTACGGCTCGGCGGGCAACGGCAACACCACCCACCTTGCGGGCGCGCTGTTCGAGAAATCGGCTGGCCTCAAGCTTATCCACGCGCCCTATAAGGGCTCACCCATGAACGACCTGGTCGCGGGCCACATCCAGATGCTGTTCTGGGGCTCCTCGTTCGCCACGCCGATCGTGAAGGATGGCAAGGCGCACGCACTGGCTATTGCCGGCGAGAAGAGGATTGCAGAGTTGCCCAACGTGCCGACGCTCAACGAGAAGGGCATCCAGGGCGTCGACGTACCGGCCTGGGCCGGGCTGTTCGGCCCGCCCGGCATGGCACCCGACCTCGCCGGAAAGATCCAGCGGGAGGTTGCGACGGCGATGAAGTCGCCCGCATTCATCCAGCAGTTTGCGGCCACCCCCGGCAGCTCCAGACTGGCATCGACACCGGCGCAATTCAGCGAGGCGATCGACAAGGAGGTGGCGAGGCTGAAGCGAGACGTGACGCCCCTGGGCATCCGGATGGATTGA